GtaaagccgcgagaaaaagctagttagataataatatatccaGGTATAATGCGCCATTTACAGAGGTATCTTCACTTACTGAGTTGtctcaaaatttatttcagataTGGGTCACAATGTTTGCTTAGACAGTCTAATAAATGGCATGTCATAAGATACCCCTCCTTCTGtacaaaactgtttttattgGATATTGTACGTAATATCATTcagtgtttcttttttaattacgaAGAATACATTTGGTAATTAAATAAGGATAAGATTACGACAAAGAGTTTTAATTACCAATTAATACACATTAAAACATCTTAAATACACTAGAAATTTACTTGTAGAATTCATATTCACTTTCATCcttcttgatattatttttgtagccCTTTTCGAAGTCTTTAGGCAAGACGATATATCTGAAAAAGagaataagttattattattttttatactttttacgATAAAAAAGTACAATTAACATGATGTCATTTAAACATATATACTTATGGCACATTTGAATACATACAATAAACTAACATAATTGCaaccaatattaaataaaacataagccGTCGGCAAAACATAGCAAGCCACATGTAGAAGTTTAATTAAACAACACATTGGATGTTACTCCTATATAGACCAAAGATTTTCTTACCTATTCTCACGGACTGCGTGCATGCCGGCCTCTTGGCAGATGGCGTTGATATCAGCCCCGGAGACACGGTCGGGCCGCGCTACAAACTCCTCTAAGTCTACTTCTTCAGACAGATTCATTTTTGCTGTTATAGTTGAGAAGATCAATCGCTTTTGAcgtctgtaaataaatatatttgtcattttatgGCAGAGTACCTACGTAGTACATACCGCTCGGCCACGAGCTGGGACACAGGTGCCAGGAAAAAGAAGTTGTATAGGCACACGAAAGGAGTTACAAGTTTCGGTACAATTGTATTTCCCGCTACCCACGCCGCCGCTCGTGGCTAAGCGGTTATTCTGAAAGCGTAATCAATTAATACTTCTAATATTGAAAACATCTTTTAGTGTACATGAGGTGACTGCAATATCTACAAGCGTATAAAAAAGTAGATTTACCTGTCAGGTAGAGGGAACTCAATTTTCCTATCCAAACGTCCAGGTCTAAGTAGAGCGGGATCTAAGGTATCAGCACGATTTGTGGCCATAATTACCTGAAatgataatgtaatattaatttaaaactttccatacatatttcaaattaatataatgatatgaTGATCTTACTTTAACATTGGTTGTTTGATCAAAGCCATCCATCTGGTTAAGCAACTCTAATAAGATTCTTTGCACCTCTCTGTCAGCACCAGTTTGGGCATCAAATctgtgaaaaagaaaaaaaaatcatataagataattatcgattataatatattttcaattttttttcatagtgattttttaaaactaataaataattatactatttcGTTTACCTTTTAGTAGCGATAGCGTCAATTTCATCAATGAAGATAATAGCTGGACTGTTTTCCTTTGCGAGACGGAACACATCTCGAACCATACGAGGGCCTTCACCCAAGTACTTTTGGACGAATTCCGATCCCACGACACGGATGAACGCcgctataaaaacaaaattgaattattttgattcataacttaccatcaggtgagatAGGTCAAACGGAAGCCTataagctataaataaaaataactcgcAGTTGAACATAGAACATAGTATGATCAGTtagtgtatttaatttttttacggcAGTCTATAAACTTATGGTGCTAATTGCTAACCCAAGGTTTCTTCTTTTATTCTTCATTGATCTATGACAGATGAGTGTTAAGGTAATGATAGAACCATACCAAGATATGGCCAGCCTGAGTAGATTGTGACATGTTTCACAAAAACCCATGAAAAGATCTGTATCATAGGTATTCAGGAACACGCCATTATATGACAATAAATTCTCTGTGTGGTGTGCACCCTTGTCAAtgtcttaaaaaaattcaatagctACCTGTAGTGTGATGAGCAACGGCTTTAGCCAACATGGTCTTGCCACAACCAGGTGGGCCGTACATGAGTACACCACGTGGTGGCTCAATACCAATCTGCCTGTACAGCTCCACATGAGTGAGAGGCAGCTCTACAGCCTCTCGTATCTCTTGTTTCTGTGTGTCCATGCCACCAATATCCGAATACTGGACATCAGGCTTTTCATCTGTATggtataatttcaataatcaaATTTTGTATGAGATTTTCTTTTACACATTTCATTCAGACAATGATTTATACACTTAACAAGAAGTTAGGAACTAATAGCACATGGcatatttcataaattgtactataatattcaatatctgTGAAAATAAGGatgcttaaaataaatttaacttaattttcaaaaaaaaatattcacttacCAGCTTGTAACATAGAAATAGAGCTATCAGCTTCTGGTGGCAGGACATCCACTAGAGCATTTGAATGTTTGTGTAGTGCCACAGATGCTGAGGGTTTAAGTAGCTCTCTGTCAATTGTTGACAGAATCCTCACATAGTAGTTAGATCCAGTTGTGCTGCCCACTAGAAGATTATACATTTTAGAAACCAAAAGTTACATACATTATTGTACACaactaatatt
The nucleotide sequence above comes from Manduca sexta isolate Smith_Timp_Sample1 chromosome 11, JHU_Msex_v1.0, whole genome shotgun sequence. Encoded proteins:
- the LOC115441830 gene encoding 26S proteasome regulatory subunit 6B: MEEIGIILPEKDDQVTDAKGLPFAGPQTFDELESEDLYTKYKKLQRMLEFLEVQEEYIKDEQRNLKKEYLHAQEEVKRIQSVPLVIGQFLEAVDQNTGIVGSTTGSNYYVRILSTIDRELLKPSASVALHKHSNALVDVLPPEADSSISMLQADEKPDVQYSDIGGMDTQKQEIREAVELPLTHVELYRQIGIEPPRGVLMYGPPGCGKTMLAKAVAHHTTAAFIRVVGSEFVQKYLGEGPRMVRDVFRLAKENSPAIIFIDEIDAIATKRFDAQTGADREVQRILLELLNQMDGFDQTTNVKVIMATNRADTLDPALLRPGRLDRKIEFPLPDRRQKRLIFSTITAKMNLSEEVDLEEFVARPDRVSGADINAICQEAGMHAVRENRYIVLPKDFEKGYKNNIKKDESEYEFYK